In Gemmata obscuriglobus, a single genomic region encodes these proteins:
- a CDS encoding OB-fold protein, with protein sequence MPIRLVCPSCSAALSVKDEYAGRAVRCPKCGGVIPGTASAAAPSASKPALPSPLPPVPQEPKAAQNPFEVVNETEEPKGERPAEPRTDSRTRGDERGERPARRDRGDDRNDEPVAKRSKRKSPDDDYDDRPVRKKRRRDDDYDDDGERPAGKKGRSKLPLILAIVFGSLILCCSGVSFGVYYVLQKAGDRVQEVANDLKNKADQAEKNANRPPISITAEELVREFKADATAAREKYTNRTLIVEGKLSDITEGIKDEAIVSLDGLPPPPGQFIGMSVRVQMRKDDTNRFFSASRGQTVKVKGKCVGNVADLYVNVTDATFEGAGLDPNPTVPASALLNDYARAAGATDEKYNEKAITITGAFVERVENESILIVTGPGKKGGGKGKIRAALSFHTKSQSDRFKPGSPVTIKGEYAGSRDGTILINRAWIAP encoded by the coding sequence ATGCCGATCCGTTTGGTGTGCCCGTCGTGTTCGGCGGCGCTGTCGGTGAAGGACGAGTACGCCGGCCGCGCGGTCAGGTGCCCCAAATGCGGGGGCGTGATCCCGGGCACTGCGTCTGCCGCGGCCCCTTCTGCATCGAAGCCGGCATTACCCTCGCCGCTCCCACCGGTGCCCCAAGAACCGAAGGCGGCGCAGAACCCGTTCGAGGTCGTCAACGAAACGGAGGAGCCGAAGGGCGAGAGGCCAGCCGAGCCCCGGACCGATAGCCGCACGCGGGGCGACGAACGGGGCGAGAGGCCCGCACGCCGGGACCGCGGCGACGACCGGAACGACGAACCGGTCGCAAAAAGGAGCAAGCGCAAGAGCCCCGACGACGACTACGACGACCGCCCGGTGAGGAAGAAGCGCCGACGCGACGACGACTACGACGATGACGGAGAACGGCCCGCTGGCAAAAAGGGTCGGTCCAAACTGCCCCTCATTCTCGCCATCGTATTCGGCTCGTTAATCTTGTGCTGCAGCGGCGTGTCGTTCGGCGTCTATTACGTCCTGCAAAAGGCCGGCGACCGGGTTCAGGAGGTCGCAAACGATCTGAAAAACAAGGCCGATCAGGCCGAAAAAAACGCCAACAGGCCACCGATCAGCATTACGGCCGAGGAACTGGTGCGCGAGTTTAAAGCCGACGCCACCGCCGCCCGCGAGAAGTACACGAACAGGACCCTCATCGTTGAGGGCAAGCTCAGCGACATCACCGAAGGCATCAAGGACGAGGCGATCGTGTCTCTGGACGGGCTCCCACCACCGCCGGGACAGTTCATCGGCATGAGCGTGCGCGTTCAAATGCGAAAGGACGACACGAACAGATTCTTTAGCGCGTCCCGCGGGCAAACGGTCAAGGTGAAGGGCAAATGCGTGGGAAATGTCGCTGATCTGTATGTAAACGTGACCGACGCCACTTTCGAGGGTGCCGGCCTGGACCCGAACCCGACGGTTCCCGCGTCCGCGCTGCTGAACGATTACGCTCGCGCCGCGGGCGCGACCGACGAGAAGTACAACGAGAAGGCGATCACGATCACCGGCGCGTTCGTGGAAAGGGTGGAGAACGAGTCGATACTGATCGTGACCGGCCCCGGCAAAAAGGGCGGCGGCAAGGGTAAGATCCGGGCCGCTCTGTCGTTCCACACCAAGTCGCAGAGCGATCGGTTCAAGCCGGGCTCCCCGGTGACCATCAAGGGCGAGTATGCCGGGTCGCGTGACGGCACGATTCTCATCAACCGCGCCTGGATCGCACCTTAG